The following coding sequences lie in one Panicum virgatum strain AP13 chromosome 6N, P.virgatum_v5, whole genome shotgun sequence genomic window:
- the LOC120678808 gene encoding sulfate transporter 1.2-like: MVNQKPDGATADETSISTQPPSYNISQAPPVYKVGYPPQKNLTTEFTNTLRETFFHDNPLKQYKDQSGSTKFKMGLQFLFPVFDWGRTYNLNKFKGDLIAGLTIASLCIPQDIGYSKLAYLDPQYGLYSSFVPPLIYAAMGSSRDIAIGPVAVVSLLIGSLLQNEVDHEKNKEEYLRLAFTATFFAGITQAALGFLRLGFLIEFLSHAAIVGFMGGAAITIALQQLKYVLGIRNFTKETDIVSVMKSVWGSVHHGWNWQTVVIGFAFLVFLLLAKYIGKRNKKYFWVPAIAPITSVILATLFVYLFRADKHGVQIVNNIKKGINPSSVHKIYFTGPFVAKGFKIGVVCGMIGLTEAVAIGRTFAAMKGYQLDGNKEMVALGTMNIVGSMTSCYIATGSFSRSAVNFMAGCRTPVSNVVMSMVVLLTLLVITPLFKYTPNAILGSIIISAVIGLVDYEAAILIWKVDKMDFIACMGAFFGVVFKSVEIGLLIAVSISFAKILLQVTRPRTALLGNLPGTTIYRNTDQYPDARHVPGVVIVRVDSAIYFSNSNYIRERILRWLTDEEEKVKAEGLSKINFLIVEMSPVIDIDTSGIHALEDLHKNLQKRGIQLLLSNPGSIVIEKLQSSKLTEHIGSNHIFLTVADAVRFCTSKSMQEP; this comes from the exons ATGGTTAATCAGAAGCCAGATGGAGCGACAGCAGATGAAACCAGCATCTCCACACAGCCTCCCTCCTATAATATATCTCAAGCGCCACCTGTGTACAAAGTTGGGTATCCTCCTCAGAAGAACCTCACCACAGAGTTTACGAACACACTGAGGGAGACATTCTTCCATGACAATCCACTAAAGCAATATAAGGACCAATCTGGATCAACAAAGTTTAAAATGGGTTTGCAGTTCTTGTTCCCAGTCTTTGATTGGGGTAGGACCTACAACTTGAACAAGTTCAAAGGTGATCTGATTGCCGGATTGACAATCGCAAGTCTCTGCATTCCTCAG GATATTGGCTACTCAAAGCTTGCTTATCTGGATCCGCAGTATGGACTTT ACTCCAGCTTCGTCCCCCCATTGATATATGCTGCAATGGGTAGCTCAAGGGATATAGCAATTGGGCCAGTTGCGGTTGTATCTCTTTTAATAGGTTCACTCCTACAAAATGAAGTtgatcatgaaaagaacaaggaggaATACTTGCGTCTTGCTTTTACAGCAACCTTCTTTGCTGGTATTACCCAAGCAGCCCTGGGGTTTCTAAG GTTAGGATTCCTCATAGAGTTCTTGTCACATGCTGCAATTGTTGGATTCATGGGGGGAGCAGCAATCACTATTGCCCTGCAGCAGCTCAAATATGTGTTGGGAATCAGGAACTTCACAAAGGAAACTGATATAGTTTCTGTTATGAAGTCTGTTTGGGGTTCGGTTCATCATGGG TGGAACTGGCAGACAGTTGTGATTGGCTTCGCTTTCCTGGTTTTTCTTCTGCTTGCGAAGTACATT GGGAAAAGGAATAAGAAGTATTTCTGGGTGCCAGCTATTGCTCCTATAACTTCTGTCATTCTTGCTACCCTTTTTGTATATCTTTTCCGTGCTGACAAACATGGTGTTCAGATT GTGAATAATATCAAGAAGGGCATCAACCCATCATCTGTGCACAAGATTTATTTCACCGGTCCATTTGTTGCAAAAGGTTTCAAGATCGGTGTTGTCTGTGGCATGATCGGTTTGACG GAAGCCGTGGCGATCGGAAGGACATTTGCTGCCATGAAGGGCTACCAGTTAGATGGAAACAAGGAGATGGTAGCACTTGGAACAATGAACATTGTAGGCTCAATGACGTCTTGCTATATCGCAACAG GTTCTTTCTCACGTTCTGCGGTCAATTTCATGGCTGGGTGCCGAACACCAGTATCTAATGTTGTTATGTCGATGGTTGTGCTTCTCACCTTGTTGGTTATCACACCGTTGTTCAAGTATACGCCAAATGCAATCCTTGGATCAATCATTATTTCTGCTGTGATTGGTCTTGTGGACTATGAAGCAGCAATTCTCATTTGGAAAGTTGATAAAATGGATTTCATCGCCTGCATGGGAGCATTCTTTGGTGTGGTTTTCAAATCTGTTGAGATAGGCCTCTTGATTGCT GTGTCAATCTCATTCGCCAAAATCCTTCTTCAAGTAACAAGACCAAGGACTGCACTGCTCGGAAACCTTCCAGGCACCACAATTTACAGGAACACTGATCAGTATCCAGATGCAAGGCATGTTCCAGGGGTGGTAATAGTGAGGGTTGATTCCGCTATCTATTTCTCCAACTCCAATTATATCCGGGAGAG AATTCTTAGGTGGTTGACAGatgaagaagagaaagtcaagGCAGAGGGACTGTCTAAAATCAATTTCTTGATAGTGGAGATGTCAC CTGTTATAGATATTGATACAAGTGGTATCCATGCCCTTGAAGATCTGCACAAGAATCTTCAGAAGAGAGGCATTCAG CTCCTCCTATCAAATCCTGGCTCCATCGTCATTGAGAAGCTCCAGTCGTCGAAACTCACTGAGCACATCGGAAGCAATCACATTTTCCTGACAGTTGCTGACGCCGTGCGTTTCTGCACTTCAAAGTCGATGCAAGAGCCCTGA